A single window of Aspergillus oryzae RIB40 DNA, chromosome 8 DNA harbors:
- a CDS encoding uncharacterized protein (predicted protein) — MMHWYQPSHLSLQPHNSYPETLFDYGQCLENLQLYTTYISNHERPQVLNPYYISDAFEMCQAAIDKASHLNREEDLNAASVLLTITGHSLWEAQQKQFPEPVDIQDYNQWTTTENDSIGFWQNFNHCWLKLGGNISKTLWQTTHMDRNAKESLEEWLKQLADHVINVSDFLEGFGLVDYERGIWEDDILSCFEDCFEALEQIGTTPFNSQGSYDGAGAQIIQH, encoded by the exons ATGATGCATTGGTATCAACCCAGCCATCTGTCCCTGCAACCTCACAATAGTTATCCTGAGACTTTGTTTGATTACGGTCAATGTTTGGAAAACCTACAATTGTATACCACGTACATCTCGAACCATGAAAGACCTCAAGTTCTCAATCCATATTATATATCAGATGCATTTGAAATGTGTCAAGCAGCGATAGACAAGGCATCGCATTTAAACAGGGAGGAAGACCTCAACGCAGCATCGGTGTTGCTTACGATAACTGGTCACAGTCTCTGGGAGGCCCAACAAAAACAATTCCCTGAACCGGTAGATATTCAGGATTACAACCAGTGGACGACTACCGAGAATGACTCCATCGGCTTCTGGCAAAATTTCAATCATTGTTGGCTAAAGCTGGGAGGAAATATTTCCAAGACACTTTGGCAGACTACTCACATGGACCGCAACGCTAAAGAGAGTCTGGAAGAGTGGCTGAAGCAACTAGCGGACCATGTTATCAATGTATCTGACTTTCTAGAGGGCTTTGGCCTGGTCGATTACGAAAGAGGAATCTGGGAGGACGACATACTTTCTT GCTTTGAAGACTGCTTTGAGGCGTTGGAGCAGATCGGTACAACCCCTTTCAACTCGCAAGGGTCATATgatggagctggagctcaGATAATCCAACACTAG